gaaagaaacgaaagggggcacctgggtggctcagtgggttaagcctctgccttcagctcgggtcatgatctcagggtcctgggatcgagccccgcatcgggctctctgctcagcggggagcctgcttccccctctctctctgcctgcctttctgcctacttgtgatttctgtctgtcaaataaataaataaaatcttttaaaaaaaatttaaaattaaaataaataaataaaaatttaaaaaagaaaagaaaagaggcacctgggtggctcagtgggttaagcctctgccttcagctcaggtcatgatctcagggccctgggattgagccctgcatcaggctccttgctcagcggggagtctgcttctccctctgcccctcaccccacctgtgctctctctcacttgctcgctcgctctctccctctctcaaataaataaataaaatctcaaaaaaaaaaaagctccattgGAAAAAATGCGTTTAAAGTAGTGGCAGCATGGGTTTCTGGCACAGTGTCTGCACACGGTACACCGTGAAGACCTAGGGTAGCCATGTCAGATTCTCCCGGTGCCGAGTTACCCTTCAGAACCCCGACAGAAGAGAGCTGCCTGCTGACCCCAGTGTGCAGGCCTGCAGTAGAGGCTCTCTGTCCCATGATGGCCACCACCCCCCCGGCTCTGGGGTTCTTTCTGACCACTAATCCTTCGCTCCCCAGGTCCACGCCTCCCGCAGCAACAACATGTGCATCGTGGGCGGGTTCACGCAGATGATTCGAGAAGGTGGAGCCAGATCGCTCTGGCGAGGCAACGGCATCAATGTCCTCAAAATTGCCCCCGAGTCGGCCATCAAATTTATGGCCTATGAGCAGGTGAGGACCCGGCTTCCCCAGGCGAGTCTCCTGTCGTCAGCTGCTTTATGAGCTACCCTGGCCCGAGGTCCCTGCCCTGCTGATGGCTTAGAAGCTGGAGCCAGCCCCTGTACCCAGGGGACACCAGAGTGAGGCAGGCAGCTGAGTCCAGCCCCCACTCTGCTGCCAGCCCCGGTGTGGGCCAGTTCCTTCTATTTCTGGCCAGGGCCAGACGTGCCAGGGACACCAGGTCTTGGGTCTGGGAGGAACCCTGGGGCCGGGGCAGCTGTGCTGGTCTCTGGGGTAGAGCCATTCATTTGCTCTCTGCTCTAGATCAAGCGTCTCGTGGGGAGAGACCAGGAGGCTCTGCGGATTCACGAGAGACTTGTGGCTGGGTCCTTGGCTGGGGCCATCGCCCAGAGCAGCATCTACCCAATGGAGGTGAGGCCATCTTTGTCCTAGAGTGGGCAGTGCTCATGGGGCTAAGGGTGAGGAGGGGGCTGTGCTCACGCTCCTGTTGCTCCTTTTCGGTCCTCCAGGTTCTGAAGACCCGGATGGCCCTGCGCAAGACAGGCCAGTACTCAGGCATGCTGGACTGTGCCAAGAAGATCCTGGCCAGAGAGGGAGTGGCCGCCTTCTACAAAGGCTACGTTCCCAACATGCTGGGGATCATCCCCTACGCTGGCATAGACCTAGCCGTCTACGAGGTGAGGCCCCAACGGGCCCAGGCTCCTTGCCCCAGTAGCAGGGATTCAGAAACTCCTCCTAgctgtccccctgcccccgcctgtTCTCACTCCCTGCTGGACACTGGGGGATGGCTGCAGACCCCTCTGTTCTCTGCTGTGAGGGTCTcctgccacaccccctgccccGGCCGCCCCCAGGTTCTGCACCCTCAGAGACTCAAGTGGGCAGACCACCAGACTGCGATGCTAGGAGGGCTCACTGGGCCCCCAGCAGACCTCAGACCACAGAAGTCAGGCTCTCTGGTTGGGGAAGGGGGTGTTGCCCCTGCCGCGTGCCCGCTCCTTGTCCTATCCGGGAATCCCCAGTGACAGCAGAAACAAAAGGCGGGCAGGCCAAGTGAATCAGGTTACAGTGGCCTCGAGGATCCCATGTGACAAGGAAATGTGCCCTGCGCAGATCCGATGACTGTGCCCCACCCCCTGACCCCTGGCTCTTTTGTGCCTCATAAGCTCTTTCCGGAGCTCACAGGCTCATCCCTggccccccttcccttccagacGCTCAAGAACGCCTGGCTGCAGCGCTACGCCGTCAACAGCGCGGACCCTGGCGTGTTCGTGCTCCTGGCCTGCGGCACCATGTCCAGCACCTGCGGCCAGCTGGCCAGCTACCCACTGGCCCTGGTCAGGACCCGGATGCAAGCCCAAGGTAATGCAGGCAGCTGGGttcagcctccccccaccccccgccccgctctgGGCCAGTACCCAGGGGCCCATCTCCCCTGGCAAGGCAGGTGGGGCTCTGGGGAGGAGCTGGCCCAGCCCTGATGGGTGCGTCTCTCACAATAGCCTCCATCGAGGGCGCTCCGGAGGTGACCATGAGCAGCCTCTTCAGACAGATCCTACGGACCGAGGGGGCCTTTGGCCTGTACCGGGGGCTGGCCCCCAACTTCATGAAGGTGATCCCAGCCGTGAGCATCAGCTACGTGGTCTACGAGAACCTGAAGATCACCCTGGGCGTGCAGTCACGGTGATGGGCCAGGGGCAGCCGTGCCTGGCTCGGCGGACTCATGGATCCCGGGCCCGCAGCCCCGGGGTGCGCAGCCATCCATTCTGTGAATGTGCCAACACTAAGCGGACTAAAGCCAAGCTGTGAAGAGCCTGGGATGCGCCCacgagggagtgggggagggcccGGCAGGCCCACCGGCTGCGTCCTGCTGACCCTGGCCGGCCGGCACGTCTGTCCCAGGGGCCAGCAGGACACGGGCATGTGCACGCAGGGACACAACATCTCCAGTGGTGCCTGCCGGATGGCGGGGCCCAGAGCCGGCTTCGTTCTTCTTCCATCGCGCAGCCAGACCACCAGCCACGGGCCCTGCCCTTTGGCCTGCCGGGCGCCCACCCCGTACCCGTCTTGCTTCCTTCCTCGCTGCCGTGTTAATATGGTAGGAGGAGGGCACCAGCCCTCCCCCATGTTAGCGCTCACTCCTCTCCCCTCGATCCGAGGAGGCCTGGCTTCCTGGCCTGCAGGGTCCCCTCTGGACAGGTTGTGCcagccagagggaggaggagtccGGCTTTGTGCTCACCCTCATCTGAGCCCTGCTGTTGGCTTCTGAGCTCCCCAACAGACGGGCGCCTGGATGTGAGTGTGCATGCCAGGGACAGGGCCCAGCACCTCTGCTGGCCGCCTGGCATCCCGGTGCGTGGCTTCCCAGAAGGCGCATGCTGACCCCTTGCTGCTCCTGctcccggggggtgggggcggttgACAGGGCGTATCTTGGTGCTCTGAGCTGGCCCCAGACTCTGTCAGGACTGGAGCCGGCTCAGAACCAAAACTCCCTGTCCCCGCTCTTGAATGAGAACAGAGCGGGCATCCCGGAGCTGCGGGAAGGGGCAGCCGCTGCCCCGCATCTGTGCACCCtgatgagagaaggaaaaggtgtTCAAGGCCTTAACTAGGTGTCATTGGGCAAAGGGTTTTTGTTCAGAAGGACAAGCTGGACAGATGGGTACATTCTGTGCTTCCACAGGGAAGACAAAGAGGGTAGAGAGCCTGGCCGACTGCATTAAAAAGTCTGTTTCCGAGCCCCTGGGGATTCGTGTCCGATCCCAGTCGGGGCAGAGTGGGACCAGCCTCACATTCCACTGGCGCAGGGGGTCACACTGCTTGGAGCCTATTTATTTCGTATTTATTTGAACAGAGTTATGTCCTAACtatttttatagatttgtttAATTAATAGCCTGtcattttcaagttcattttGTATTCATATTTATGTTCATGGTTGATTGTaccttcccaaccccctccaggccgggtggggagaggaaggagggcccGTGGGAGTGACCTTTCCCACTACTGGCCACACTGACGTCAAGTCTGTCCAAAGAAATTCCACGGAACTGGCGACAGATAAAAGGTCAGGTGGGGGGGGCCCTGGTCAAGGGGagatgaccttgggcaggttggGACAGAGCTCGCACCCAGGAAGCCTTAGGATCTGAGGGTTCGAGAAGGGGCAGGAAGAGTGGCAGAAATTTCAGTTCCATTGAAGATGGAAGTCCAAATCATTTCTTGGGCTGGGAGGATCCCTTCATTTCATCCTTTCGAATGATAAGGCGCTGAGGGGCCTATCACTGTGAGTTTGGGGTGGGGGCCCCAGGAGAGGGTGGCCAGTATCCCGCCCTGCCTGTGCAGCGGGCTCCCTCCCGGGacccctctccccaccgcccccccagcCACTGCCACCCCTGCTCAGCATGCTGGTCAGCCTGCGACTTGCGGTCGCACTTCCATTCCACCAGAATGGCCTGGTGAGGACAATTCAAATAAGACGCAAAGATCAATGCAAAaattattgttatatataaatCTAGCGATAACTggaatttttgaaaaagcaaattaagaaaGAATTGGACGTTGTCATTTAAAACAGCCTTCTAATAAAGTTGTTTCAAAGCGGTGGACAGAGCCATGATCTTTCTGATAAACGGGCTTAGGTGATGGGGGAGGGAGCGTTTGTGCACGGGGGAAGATGAATCCACATTTGTCATCAGAGGAAATGAGAAAGCTAGCCCATCTGGGCTTCTCAGAGGCACTCCCTCCTGAGTTGGTATCTGTAGGATTTGGGGTGCTCTACCCAGGTCACCAGAGCCCAACTCAGCCCTTCTCTGATTGAGTCTGTCTTGGGCGGAGCTGATCCCTCCCGGCCGGTAAAACCTCTGTGGAGGCTGCATACGCCGTCGGTCCCCGGgctgccctccccagcctcacCAGTGCACACTTAGGGATGTTACAGGACCCCACCGgtcattcttttcttgtttttaaagattttatttatttacttgagagagcaagagtgcatgAGTccagggagggccagagagatggagaagcaggctccccgtggaacaaggagccccatggtggggctccatcccaggatccggggatcatgaactgagccgaaggcagacgcccaaccgactgagccacccaggcgcccccaacctgCAT
This DNA window, taken from Lutra lutra chromosome 13, mLutLut1.2, whole genome shotgun sequence, encodes the following:
- the SLC25A25 gene encoding calcium-binding mitochondrial carrier protein SCaMC-2 isoform X5, translating into MLCLCLYVPLIGETQTEFQYFESKGLPAELKSIFKLSVFIPSQEFSTYRQWKQKIVQAGDKDLDGQLDFEEFVHYLQDHEKKLRLVFKSLDKKNDGRIDAQEIMQSLRDLGVKISEQQAEKILKRIRTGHFWGPVTYMDKNGTMTIDWNEWRDYHLLHPVENIPEIILYWKHSTIFDVGENLTVPDEFTVEERQTGMWWRHLVAGGGAGAVSRTCTAPLDRLKVLMQVHASRSNNMCIVGGFTQMIREGGARSLWRGNGINVLKIAPESAIKFMAYEQIKRLVGRDQEALRIHERLVAGSLAGAIAQSSIYPMEVLKTRMALRKTGQYSGMLDCAKKILAREGVAAFYKGYVPNMLGIIPYAGIDLAVYETLKNAWLQRYAVNSADPGVFVLLACGTMSSTCGQLASYPLALVRTRMQAQASIEGAPEVTMSSLFRQILRTEGAFGLYRGLAPNFMKVIPAVSISYVVYENLKITLGVQSR
- the SLC25A25 gene encoding calcium-binding mitochondrial carrier protein SCaMC-2 isoform X3 produces the protein MLQLLWHFLSSFLPSAGCQGSREGTSNEVRGTPAPAQGDQMSSFLGKQDGRAEATEKRPTILLVVGPAEQFPKKIVQAGDKDLDGQLDFEEFVHYLQDHEKKLRLVFKSLDKKNDGRIDAQEIMQSLRDLGVKISEQQAEKILKRIRTGHFWGPVTYMDKNGTMTIDWNEWRDYHLLHPVENIPEIILYWKHSTIFDVGENLTVPDEFTVEERQTGMWWRHLVAGGGAGAVSRTCTAPLDRLKVLMQVHASRSNNMCIVGGFTQMIREGGARSLWRGNGINVLKIAPESAIKFMAYEQIKRLVGRDQEALRIHERLVAGSLAGAIAQSSIYPMEVLKTRMALRKTGQYSGMLDCAKKILAREGVAAFYKGYVPNMLGIIPYAGIDLAVYETLKNAWLQRYAVNSADPGVFVLLACGTMSSTCGQLASYPLALVRTRMQAQASIEGAPEVTMSSLFRQILRTEGAFGLYRGLAPNFMKVIPAVSISYVVYENLKITLGVQSR
- the SLC25A25 gene encoding calcium-binding mitochondrial carrier protein SCaMC-2 isoform X6 codes for the protein MLCLCLYVPLIGETQTEFQYFESKGLPAELKSIFKLSVFIPSQEFSTYRQWKQKIVQAGDKDLDGQLDFEEFVHYLQDHEKKLRLVFKSLDKKNDGRIDAQEIMQSLRDLGVKISEQQAEKILKSMDKNGTMTIDWNEWRDYHLLHPVENIPEIILYWKHSTIFDVGENLTVPDEFTVEERQTGMWWRHLVAGGGAGAVSRTCTAPLDRLKVLMQVHASRSNNMCIVGGFTQMIREGGARSLWRGNGINVLKIAPESAIKFMAYEQIKRLVGRDQEALRIHERLVAGSLAGAIAQSSIYPMEVLKTRMALRKTGQYSGMLDCAKKILAREGVAAFYKGYVPNMLGIIPYAGIDLAVYETLKNAWLQRYAVNSADPGVFVLLACGTMSSTCGQLASYPLALVRTRMQAQASIEGAPEVTMSSLFRQILRTEGAFGLYRGLAPNFMKVIPAVSISYVVYENLKITLGVQSR
- the SLC25A25 gene encoding calcium-binding mitochondrial carrier protein SCaMC-2 isoform X4, with protein sequence MLQLLWHFLSSFLPSAGCQGSREGTSNEVRGTPAPAQGDQMSSFLGKQDGRAEATEKRPTILLVVGPAEQFPKKIVQAGDKDLDGQLDFEEFVHYLQDHEKKLRLVFKSLDKKNDGRIDAQEIMQSLRDLGVKISEQQAEKILKSMDKNGTMTIDWNEWRDYHLLHPVENIPEIILYWKHSTIFDVGENLTVPDEFTVEERQTGMWWRHLVAGGGAGAVSRTCTAPLDRLKVLMQVHASRSNNMCIVGGFTQMIREGGARSLWRGNGINVLKIAPESAIKFMAYEQIKRLVGRDQEALRIHERLVAGSLAGAIAQSSIYPMEVLKTRMALRKTGQYSGMLDCAKKILAREGVAAFYKGYVPNMLGIIPYAGIDLAVYETLKNAWLQRYAVNSADPGVFVLLACGTMSSTCGQLASYPLALVRTRMQAQASIEGAPEVTMSSLFRQILRTEGAFGLYRGLAPNFMKVIPAVSISYVVYENLKITLGVQSR
- the SLC25A25 gene encoding calcium-binding mitochondrial carrier protein SCaMC-2 isoform X2; translation: MVSSVLCRCVASPPPDAASAASSSASSPASVDPCGGAVCGGPDHRLRLWSLFQTLDVNRDGGLCVNDLAVGLRRLGLHRTEGELRKIVQAGDKDLDGQLDFEEFVHYLQDHEKKLRLVFKSLDKKNDGRIDAQEIMQSLRDLGVKISEQQAEKILKSMDKNGTMTIDWNEWRDYHLLHPVENIPEIILYWKHSTIFDVGENLTVPDEFTVEERQTGMWWRHLVAGGGAGAVSRTCTAPLDRLKVLMQVHASRSNNMCIVGGFTQMIREGGARSLWRGNGINVLKIAPESAIKFMAYEQIKRLVGRDQEALRIHERLVAGSLAGAIAQSSIYPMEVLKTRMALRKTGQYSGMLDCAKKILAREGVAAFYKGYVPNMLGIIPYAGIDLAVYETLKNAWLQRYAVNSADPGVFVLLACGTMSSTCGQLASYPLALVRTRMQAQASIEGAPEVTMSSLFRQILRTEGAFGLYRGLAPNFMKVIPAVSISYVVYENLKITLGVQSR